The Methylocaldum marinum genome includes the window TTCCTGCGCCCGATCTTTAGCGCGCCGAGCGGACTCCTCTTCCGCCAGCCTTTCCAGGAGACGCTCGCGCTCCGCGGCGATCTCCTTCTCCAAATCACTCCTGGCCAGGTCTTTTTCCTTTTCCCAGTTCGCCATGTTCCGCTCGCATGCCTCCTTGGCCGCCAATGCCTCCGAACGCGCCTGGTCCGCCCTTTCCAACTGTTCCTCGATCTTCCGCCGGCGCGCCTGGATAACGCTCAAGACGGGCCGATAAAGAAAACGCCGGAGTATCCAAACCAGAACGATGAAATTGACGAGTTCCAGTACGAAGGTCGTCCAATCAAAACTCATGGAACGGCCTTATCTCAGCAAATATTCCAGCAGCGGATTGCGGAACAAGATGATCAATACGACGACCAGCACGTAGATTGCCAGGGATTCGATCATGGCAAGGCCGATGAACAAGGTGCGGGTAATCGCCTTCTCCGCTTCCGGTTGTCGCGCCAAAGCCTCGAGCGCTTGGGATATCGCCCTGCCCATCGCGATACCCGGAGCCACGACGCCCAAGGCAATGGCCAGCGCCGCGCCGACTGTGGACAAGACGACAAACCAAGTCATATCGCTCATGCACTACTCCTACTTTTGTAGCTGGTGTGTTTGAAGCGCGCCGGTGATATAAATCAATGCCAGCATCCCGAAAATATAGGCCTGCACGAGTGCCTCCACAATGTGCAGCAAGAGCAAGGGCACGGGCGCCAGGAAGCCGGCTACCAGGAGCACCAGGAGCACTGCCAGTTCGATACTCATGATATTGCCGAACAGCCGCACGGCCAGCGCGATCGTTCGCGATACTTCGCTCAAGAGATGAAACGGCAGCATGAGCGGAGTAGGCGAGAGATAATGGCGCAGGTAAGCCCAGCCGCTGGTACTTACGCCGTACCAGTGTACCGATAAAAACACCAAAAGCGCCAACGCCGCCGTCTCGGACAAATCGGCCGTGGGCGACCCGAGCCCCGGAATCAAACCGGCGAGATTGGCCACGACCAAATAGATCCAGAGAGTTCCGACAAACGGCAGCAACTTAACGCCATGAGTCGGCGCCACCGCACTTATGGCCCGCTCCATGGAAACTATCACGCCTTCCAGCATGGCTTGCAGGCCGGACGGCTTATCTACGCTCAGTTTACGGGTAGCCAGCCAGGAGAACGTTGCCAACAGAACGGTCAGGAGCCACGTGGTAATGACCGTCGGCCCGATATGGACCGGACCGATGTCGAACGACAGCAGGGCGATAAGCTCGGCTTGCTCCATGGTCAATGTTCGCGCATGAACAGATAAACGTTAAAGATCCCCACTATCACCCCGAGGATAATCAGACTGATCGTCCAGTGTATTGAATAGTTTTCCGAAAGTGTATCGAGCCAACGTCCCAGATACGCACCCAAAATGATGGGCACGACCAAGAGCAGTGCCAGCACGCCGAGAAAAGCCGTCTGGGACAACAGGGTCGAACGGTCACGCTCGGCCTGCTCCATGCGTTTCGCCTGCCGCTCGATAGAACGGCGAAGTTTTTCGTGCTCGTCCATTTCACCTTCCTCGTTCGATTTCCAGCAAGCGTTTCAACATTTCTTCTTCCAGCCGGCGCAAGCTTTGCTTTAGGCCGGCGAGCGTTTCTTCCTCCTTCAGCAACTGTTCCGTCAGAACTCTGCTGATACGACTGTAATCGGAGTCCCGGATATAGCGCCTGGCGTTGATGAATAATTGATTTTCGACGAAGTAGGCCAGGCCGCCGGGCAAGGCCAAATATTGCCAGGGCTCGCCTTCGCGCCGGTAGCGCGCGAGACCGAATACCAAGGCGGTCATGAAGCGCTCATGATAGGCACGCACACCGAAGCTGCCGGAAGCATCCTCTGCAACGAAGCTGTCCACAGCTTCAATGCGCTCGAATTGATCGAAGCTTTGTAAATTAAGAATAAAGGTGCTCATCTCTCGTCGCCGTATCTTCGATATTCTCGAAAGCTTTGTAAACATACTCTCTCGAACGATTGTCGAAAGCTTAGAAAAGCATCATGGCACGTCGGTTTCCCGGCTTCATTAAACCGGATTTTCTGTAAAATCCCCGGACGGGAACTCGTAGATCGAGCCGAGACGCAACGGATCACCCACACACCGCGCTCACGTTCCTGAACGGAGCCCGGAAAAACGTGCCTGAAACCGCGCAAAAGTCACTCTATTGACCCACTATGACCCATAAGCTTCAATTTCCTGCCGATTTCATCTGGGGTGTCGCCACCTCGGCCTATCAGATCGAAGGCTCTCCCCTGGCGGATGGCGCCGCCCCCAGCAACTGGCACCGATTCTGCCGCGTGCCGGGAGCGGTGCTTAACGGCGATACCGGCGACATCGCCTGCGACCACTACCGACGCTGGGCGGATGATGTAAAACTTATGAAGGAATTGGGCCTGAAGGCATACCGGTTCAGCATCGCCTGGAGCCGCATTCTGCCGAACGGGCAGGGAAAACCGAACGAAAAAGGCCTCGACTTTTACCGTAATCTGGTGGATGCGCTCGTCGCCAACGACATCGAGCCATTCGTCACGCTGCATCACTGGGATCTTCCCATCGCGTTGGACGATCTCGGCGGCTGGGCTAACCGGGATGCGGCCCACTGGTTCGCCGACTACGCCCACCTGATGTTCCGAACGCTGGAAGGCCGGGTCCAACATTGGACCACGCTCAACGAACCTTGGGTGATCATGGATGCCGGCTACATGCACGGTGTCCACCCCCCAGGACTCAGATCGCTCGAAAAAGCGCCTGTCGCCGCCCATAATCTGCTGCGGGGTCACGGTCTGGCCGTACAAGCGTTCCGCGCCGACGGCAAAGGCCAAATCGGGCTGGTCGTGAATCTGGAACCCAAGTATGCCGCCTCGAACGGTCCCGAGGATGCGGCGGCCCTGGCGAGAGCCCACGCCTATATGAACCGGCAATTTCTCGACCCCGTTTTTCTCGGAGCCTATCCCGACGAACTTGCCGAAATCTTCGGACACGACTGGCCTCGTTTTCCTGAAGACGATCTAAAGCTGATCCGGGAACCCATCGATTTTCTCGGCATCAATTATTACACCCGATCGGTAGTCCGCAGCGATCCGACAGCAGCACCCCTGTGCGCCTCCCCGGTAGCGCAAACTGGCGCGGAACACACCGAAATGAAGTGGGAGGTGTTCCCGGCCGGCCTGAAATCCTGCCTGCTCTGGGTCAAAAGGCGCTATGGCGACATTCCGTTATACATCACCGAGAACGGTGCCGCTTTTGCCGACCCGGAGCCGAAGAACGGACGTTTGGAAGACCCGCGCCGGGTTGACTATTTCCGGACCCATCTCCGCGCGGCACACGAAGCCCT containing:
- a CDS encoding AtpZ/AtpI family protein, whose translation is MDEHEKLRRSIERQAKRMEQAERDRSTLLSQTAFLGVLALLLVVPIILGAYLGRWLDTLSENYSIHWTISLIILGVIVGIFNVYLFMREH
- a CDS encoding F0F1 ATP synthase subunit A, producing MEQAELIALLSFDIGPVHIGPTVITTWLLTVLLATFSWLATRKLSVDKPSGLQAMLEGVIVSMERAISAVAPTHGVKLLPFVGTLWIYLVVANLAGLIPGLGSPTADLSETAALALLVFLSVHWYGVSTSGWAYLRHYLSPTPLMLPFHLLSEVSRTIALAVRLFGNIMSIELAVLLVLLVAGFLAPVPLLLLHIVEALVQAYIFGMLALIYITGALQTHQLQK
- a CDS encoding F0F1 ATP synthase subunit epsilon, translating into MSTFILNLQSFDQFERIEAVDSFVAEDASGSFGVRAYHERFMTALVFGLARYRREGEPWQYLALPGGLAYFVENQLFINARRYIRDSDYSRISRVLTEQLLKEEETLAGLKQSLRRLEEEMLKRLLEIERGR
- a CDS encoding GH1 family beta-glucosidase; the encoded protein is MTHKLQFPADFIWGVATSAYQIEGSPLADGAAPSNWHRFCRVPGAVLNGDTGDIACDHYRRWADDVKLMKELGLKAYRFSIAWSRILPNGQGKPNEKGLDFYRNLVDALVANDIEPFVTLHHWDLPIALDDLGGWANRDAAHWFADYAHLMFRTLEGRVQHWTTLNEPWVIMDAGYMHGVHPPGLRSLEKAPVAAHNLLRGHGLAVQAFRADGKGQIGLVVNLEPKYAASNGPEDAAALARAHAYMNRQFLDPVFLGAYPDELAEIFGHDWPRFPEDDLKLIREPIDFLGINYYTRSVVRSDPTAAPLCASPVAQTGAEHTEMKWEVFPAGLKSCLLWVKRRYGDIPLYITENGAAFADPEPKNGRLEDPRRVDYFRTHLRAAHEALQQGANLKGYFAWSLVDNFEWSCGFARRFGLVHVDYATQKRTPKDSASFYRQVIESNGEEIWR
- the atpE gene encoding ATP synthase F0 subunit C, with the translated sequence MSDMTWFVVLSTVGAALAIALGVVAPGIAMGRAISQALEALARQPEAEKAITRTLFIGLAMIESLAIYVLVVVLIILFRNPLLEYLLR